A single Leptidea sinapis chromosome 2, ilLepSina1.1, whole genome shotgun sequence DNA region contains:
- the LOC126975707 gene encoding SAFB-like transcription modulator isoform X5 encodes MSDRKKLLEELRVIDLRAELEKRNLDKSGIRSVLIQRLSKQLEEEGNDPATYKFDLGATENKTPTKRTRRAESLLEPDVEDSPAMEDMIVRDAEVGDEDQSESNGEQTKKDDSMEVDETEKASRKRDIKDAADSTEAKKPCFDKDIRLEEDPKAENNTDGEDSINLDIGDDELLNEETDSTDKINKDDADHEEAAEMADNTSTLNDEAAEDSIPSNESQDEITVAATTSINEDEKKGKTEKGL; translated from the exons ATGTCTGATCGAAAGAAACTACTGGAAGAACTTCGTGTTATAGATTTGCGCGCCGAGTTAGAAAAACGTAACCTAGACAAAAGTGGGATTCGAAGCGTGCTTATTCAACGCTTATCGAAG cAATTGGAAGAAGAAGGCAACGATCCAGCAACTTACAAATTTGATTTGGGGGCTACTGAAAATAAAACTCCAACCAAACGAACACGGCGAGCTGAAAGTTTATTAGAGCCTGACGTAGAGGATTCTCCTGCAATGGAGGATATGATTGTTCGGGATGCGGAGGTTGGAGATGAAGACCAATCTGAATCAAATGGAGAACAAACTAAAAAGGATGATAGTATGGAAGTGGATGAAACCGAAAAAGCATCTCGTAAACGAGATATAAAAGACGCAGCGGACTCTACGGAAGCGAAGAAGCCATGCTTCGATAAAGACATAAGGCTTGAAGAAGATCCCAAAGCTGAAAATAATACAGATGGTGAAGATAGTATCAATTTGGACATAGGAGATGATGAGTTACTCAATGAAGAG ACTGATAGCACTgataaaatcaataaag ATGATGCTGATCACGAGGAGGCTGCTGAGATGGCTGACAACACTTCAACTCTTAATGATGAAGCGGCAGAGGACAGCATACCAAGTAATGAAAGTCAAGACGAAATCACCGTAGCTGCTACCACTAG CATTAATGAGGATGAAAAGAAAGGGAAAACTGAAAAAGGTTTGTAA
- the LOC126975707 gene encoding SAFB-like transcription modulator isoform X6, whose translation MSDRKKLLEELRVIDLRAELEKRNLDKSGIRSVLIQRLSKQLEEEGNDPATYKFDLGATENKTPTKRTRRAESLLEPDVEDSPAMEDMIVRDAEVGDEDQSESNGEQTKKDDSMEVDETEKASRKRDIKDAADSTEAKKPCFDKDIRLEEDPKAENNTDGEDSINLDIGDDELLNEETDSTDKINKALMRMKRKGKLKKMSNTNRKRGIKRTKKRRIKRVGPVIFGSVDCLVIPVQRI comes from the exons ATGTCTGATCGAAAGAAACTACTGGAAGAACTTCGTGTTATAGATTTGCGCGCCGAGTTAGAAAAACGTAACCTAGACAAAAGTGGGATTCGAAGCGTGCTTATTCAACGCTTATCGAAG cAATTGGAAGAAGAAGGCAACGATCCAGCAACTTACAAATTTGATTTGGGGGCTACTGAAAATAAAACTCCAACCAAACGAACACGGCGAGCTGAAAGTTTATTAGAGCCTGACGTAGAGGATTCTCCTGCAATGGAGGATATGATTGTTCGGGATGCGGAGGTTGGAGATGAAGACCAATCTGAATCAAATGGAGAACAAACTAAAAAGGATGATAGTATGGAAGTGGATGAAACCGAAAAAGCATCTCGTAAACGAGATATAAAAGACGCAGCGGACTCTACGGAAGCGAAGAAGCCATGCTTCGATAAAGACATAAGGCTTGAAGAAGATCCCAAAGCTGAAAATAATACAGATGGTGAAGATAGTATCAATTTGGACATAGGAGATGATGAGTTACTCAATGAAGAG ACTGATAGCACTgataaaatcaataaag CATTAATGAGGATGAAAAGAAAGGGAAAACTGAAAAAG ATGTCAAACACAAACAGGAAGAGGGGGATAAAAAGGACAAAAAAGAGGAGAATAAAGAGAGTGGGGCCCGTAATCTTTGGGTCAGTGGATTGTCTGGTGATACCCGTGCAAAGGATCTAA